A single Diceros bicornis minor isolate mBicDic1 chromosome 7, mDicBic1.mat.cur, whole genome shotgun sequence DNA region contains:
- the LOC131408743 gene encoding olfactory receptor 51B2-like produces MWSNISAAPFLLTGFPGLEAVHHWISIPFFAVYISVLLGNGILLYLIKNDHNLHEPMYYFLAMLAGTDLMVTLTNMPSVMGVLWLNQWEMSHGACLLQAYFIHSLSIVESGILLAMAYDRFIAICTPLRYNSILTNYWVMKVGLGVLMRGFLSLLPPILPLYWFPYCRSHVLSHAFCIHQDVMKLACADITFNRIYPVFLVALTFFLDALIILFSYILILKTVVGIASGEQRARAFNTCVSHINCVLVFYITVISLTFIHRFGKHAPHVVPVTMSYVYFLFPPFMNPIIYSIKTKQIQKSIICLFSVHTRA; encoded by the coding sequence ATGTGGTCCAATATTAGTGCTGCTCCCTTTTTGCTGACTGGCTTCCCAGGCCTGGAGGCAGTTCATCACTGGATCTCCATCCCCTTCTTTGCAGTTTACATCTCTGTGCTTCTTGGCAATGGCATTCTCCTCTACCTCATCAAGAATGACCACAATCTCCATGAACCCATGTACTATTTCCTTGCTATGCTAGCAGGCACAGATCTGATGGTGACATTGACCAACATGCCATCTGTAATGGGTGTCTTATGGTTGAATCAGTGGGAGATGAGCCACGGAGCCTGCTTACTGCAAGCTTATTTCATTCACTCTCTTTCCATTGTGGAATCAGGTATCTTGCTTGCCATGGCCTATGACCGTTTCATTGCCATCTGCACCCCTTTAAGGTACAACTCTATCCTTACCAACTATTGGGTGATGAAGGTAGGACTTGGAGTACTGATGAGAGGctttttatcccttttgcccccaATTCTGCCACTGTATTGGTTTCCATATTGCCGTTCCCACGTTCTTTCCCATGCCTTTTGCATCCACCAAGATGTCATGAAACTCGCCTGTGCTGATATTACATTTAATCGGATATACCCAGTTTTTCTGGTTGCACTGACTTTCTTCCTAGATGCTCTGATTATCCTCTTCTCTTATATCTTAATCCTTAAGACAGTTGTGGGCATTGCCTCTGGAGAGCAGCGAGCTAGGGCCTTCAACACTTGTGTCTCCCACATTAACTGTGTCTTAGTCTTTTACATCACCGTGATTAGCCTGACTTTCATCCACAGGTTTGGGAAGCATGCACCACATGTGGTCCCTGTTACCATGAGCTATGtctactttctctttcctccattcATGAACCCCATTATATACAGCATCAAGACCAAGCAGATTCAGAAAAGCATCATTTGCCTGTTTTCTGTGCACACTAGGGCTTGA
- the LOC131408742 gene encoding olfactory receptor 51B4, whose protein sequence is MWSNNSVAPFLLTGFLGSEAIHHWISILFFIVYLSILFGNSTLLFIIWNDHSLHEPMYYFLAMLAGTDLGMTLTTMPTVLSVLLLHQREIAQGACFTQSYFIHSLAIVESGVLFAMAYDRFIAICIPLRYNSILTNSRIMKVGLGVLMRGFVSIVPPILSLYWFPYCRSHVLSHAFCLHQDVMKLACADITFNRVYPVILVALTFFLDALIILFSYILILKTVVGIASGEERAKALNTCISHISCVLVFYITVIGLTFIHRLGKHAPHVVHVTMSYVYFLFPPFMNPIIYSIKTKQIQRSIICLFCVHTRA, encoded by the coding sequence ATGTGGTCCAACAACAGTGTTGCTCCTTTCTTGCTGACTGGCTTCCTGGGCTCAGAGGCTATTCACCATTGGATCTCTATTCTCTTCTTTATTGTCTACCTCTCCATCCTTTTTGGCAATAGCACACTTCTCTTCATTATTTGGAATGACCACAGTCTTCACGAGCCCATGTACTACTTCCTGGCTATGCTAGCAGGTACAGACCTTGGAATGACACTAACTACAATGCCCACAGTCCTGAGTGTTCTGTTGCTGCACCAGAGGGAAATTGCCCAGGGTGCCTGTTTCACTCAGTCCTACTTCATTCACTCACTGGCCATTGTGGAATCAGGTGTCTTGTTTGCCATGGCCTATGATCGTTTCATTGCCATCTGCATTCCTCTGAGGTACAACTCCATTCTTACCAATTCCCGGATAATGAAAGTAGGACTAGGGGTACTGATGAGGGGCTTTGTGTCCATTGTACCCCCAATTCTGTCACTCTATTGGTTTCCATATTGCCGTTCCCATGTTCTTTCCCATGCCTTTTGCCTCCACCAAGATGTCATGAAACTCGCCTGTGCTGATATTACATTTAATCGTGTATATCCAGTTATTCTGGTTGCACTGACTTTCTTCCTAGATGCTCTGATTATCCTCTTCTCTTATATCCTAATCCTTAAGACAGTTGTGGGCATTGCCTCTGGAGAGGAACGCGCTAAGGCCCTCAACACTTGTATCTCCCACATTAGCTGTGTCCTAGTCTTTTATATCACCGTGATTGGCCTGACTTTCATCCACaggcttgggaagcatgcaccaCATGTGGTCCATGTTACCATGAGCTATGtctactttctctttcctccattcATGAACCCCATTATATACAGCATTAAGACCAAGCAGATTCAGAGAAGTATCATTTGCCTATTTTGTGTGCACACTAGGGCTTGA